The proteins below are encoded in one region of Mycobacterium pseudokansasii:
- a CDS encoding molybdenum cofactor biosynthesis protein MoaE, whose translation MCRRRVRPPRRRCGARASGVRGIVAGHRAGRLDVGEVALCVVVAAEHRHQAFDACSALVEAVKRDLPVWKLQVFTDGERQWVGAP comes from the coding sequence CTGTGCCGACGTCGTGTTAGGCCGCCTCGCAGGCGATGTGGCGCACGCGCATCGGGGGTTCGTGGGATCGTGGCGGGTCATCGGGCCGGTCGGCTGGATGTCGGCGAGGTGGCGTTGTGTGTCGTGGTGGCCGCCGAGCACCGCCATCAGGCGTTCGATGCGTGCAGCGCGCTGGTTGAGGCGGTCAAACGTGATTTGCCGGTGTGGAAGCTTCAAGTCTTCACCGACGGCGAACGGCAGTGGGTCGGTGCGCCATGA
- a CDS encoding acetoacetate decarboxylase family protein, translated as MSTAVRYGPRPPRAQVDHEIDVTKAPIATEAVTVTYLTDPEIVAAVLPKPLEPADEPLVRVQLQRVRMEGRPPFGSAVFSVTARHGELRGDYPLLMPQSTEQSVTGGRETFGEPKKLGHIEVQRDGDRITATVERMGYRLITLKGRVTGPAELPDDQVDTEFYFKFLRSPDGNGITDPHLVYGEYHRHYELLDNIDGTLELGESPLDPVADIVIREIRSITWCRRRTVQVARIAERVPPEWLLPYVHQRYDDPIPSASPAVEPARV; from the coding sequence TTGAGCACCGCAGTCCGATATGGTCCCCGCCCACCCCGGGCGCAGGTCGACCACGAGATCGACGTCACCAAGGCGCCCATCGCCACCGAGGCGGTGACCGTCACCTACCTCACCGATCCGGAGATTGTCGCGGCCGTGCTGCCCAAGCCGTTGGAGCCGGCGGACGAACCGCTGGTGCGGGTCCAGCTTCAGCGGGTCCGGATGGAGGGCAGGCCGCCGTTCGGGTCGGCGGTGTTTTCGGTGACCGCCCGCCATGGCGAACTTCGGGGCGACTACCCCCTGTTGATGCCCCAGTCGACCGAGCAATCGGTCACGGGCGGGCGCGAAACATTCGGCGAGCCCAAGAAACTGGGCCACATCGAGGTGCAGCGCGACGGGGACCGCATCACCGCAACCGTGGAGCGGATGGGGTATCGGCTCATCACGCTGAAAGGCCGGGTCACCGGCCCGGCGGAATTGCCGGACGACCAGGTCGACACCGAGTTCTACTTCAAATTCCTGCGTTCCCCGGACGGCAACGGCATCACCGACCCTCACCTGGTCTACGGCGAGTACCACCGGCATTACGAGCTGCTGGACAATATCGACGGCACCCTCGAGTTGGGTGAGTCGCCGCTGGACCCGGTGGCCGACATCGTGATCCGCGAGATCAGGTCGATCACCTGGTGCCGCCGGCGCACCGTCCAGGTGGCAAGGATCGCCGAGCGGGTGCCACCGGAGTGGCTGCTGCCCTATGTGCACCAGCGCTACGACGACCCGATCCCATCGGCGTCCCCGGCCGTCGAACCGGCCCGGGTCTAG
- a CDS encoding PE family protein: MSFLITTPELLTAAGEELAGIGAAVESANVVAAAATTRIAAAGADEVSRAVAALFAAHAQSYQSVSTRAAAFHDRFVSNLFASTESYVATEAHSALQNLLNVVNAPTQALLGRPLVGDGVNGASGTGQDGGPGGILIGNGGSGGSGAPGKPGGNGGSAGLIGHGGNGGVGGNSSTGGGGAGGHGGNGGLLYGNGGSGGAGGAGGLGAFAGGSGGNGGNAGLFGDGGAGGPGGIGGTGAAGVDPPRDPPPKAPDGITNPLYGTGFDGSAGLNGTAEGQAGGEGGTGGDGGTILNGPRSTGGAGGDGGPGGTGHDGGVPGGRGGAGGAAGAGGQGGLLIGNGGSGGSGGAGGSGGTGASGGAGGSGGIGGNGGRGENTGFGGDGGDGGRAGMGAPGGAGGAGGAGGAGGHAGLIGNGGTGGIAGAGGAGGAGGTGGAGGGGSIGGRSPHAEYFGGDGGDGGRGGTGGTGGAGGSAGAGGDGGSGGKGGLLIGNGGHGGSGGAGAGGGGGRGGDGGGGGGGGAGGSSDNHGPGRAGTGGDGGDGGKGGNGGDGGAGGHGGAGGTAGMFGHLGRPGDGGVGGAGGFGAGGIGGLPGQGGLDGSGGHGAAGHLGSPGKDGTPGRPGQPG, translated from the coding sequence ATGTCGTTCTTGATCACAACGCCGGAACTACTGACAGCAGCGGGGGAGGAGTTAGCGGGAATTGGCGCGGCGGTCGAATCCGCCAATGTGGTCGCAGCCGCGGCGACAACGCGCATAGCCGCAGCGGGCGCCGACGAGGTCTCGAGGGCTGTTGCGGCGCTCTTCGCCGCGCATGCCCAGTCATATCAATCGGTTAGCACCCGAGCGGCGGCCTTTCACGACCGATTCGTCAGCAACCTCTTCGCCAGTACCGAGTCATATGTCGCCACTGAAGCTCATAGCGCACTGCAGAATTTGCTCAATGTGGTCAATGCACCCACCCAAGCGTTGTTGGGGCGCCCTCTTGTAGGTGACGGCGTAAACGGTGCCTCGGGTACCGGGCAAGACGGTGGGCCCGGAGGAATCTTGATCGGCAACGGCGGGTCCGGCGGGTCCGGCGCCCCAGGCAAACCCGGAGGCAACGGGGGGTCCGCCGGGCTGATCGGTCACGGCGGCAACGGCGGCGTCGGTGGGAACTCATCGACTGGCGGGGGTGGCGCCGGCGGCCATGGCGGCAACGGCGGGCTGCTGTACGGAAACGGCGGATCAGGCGGCGCCGGCGGGGCAGGTGGCCTTGGCGCCTTCGCCGGCGGGTCCGGCGGAAATGGCGGTAACGCTGGGCTGTTCGGCGATGGGGGGGCTGGCGGGCCCGGCGGCATTGGAGGTACCGGAGCCGCCGGGGTCGACCCGCCGCGTGACCCTCCGCCGAAAGCCCCAGACGGCATCACCAATCCTCTCTACGGCACCGGATTCGACGGGAGCGCCGGCTTGAACGGCACCGCGGAAGGACAGGCCGGCGGGGAAGGCGGCACGGGCGGCGACGGCGGAACAATACTTAACGGACCGAGAAGCACAGGTGGAGCGGGTGGCGACGGCGGGCCCGGCGGCACTGGTCATGACGGTGGTGTCCCCGGCGGCCGTGGCGGCGCCGGCGGCGCCGCCGGCGCCGGCGGTCAGGGCGGGCTGCTCATCGGCAACGGCGGCAGCGGCGGCAGCGGCGGCGCCGGCGGCAGCGGTGGCACCGGCGCTTCCGGCGGCGCCGGCGGCAGCGGCGGCATCGGTGGTAACGGCGGCCGAGGTGAAAACACGGGTTTCGGCGGTGATGGCGGCGATGGAGGTAGAGCTGGCATGGGCGCCCCCGGCGGAGCGGGCGGTGCCGGGGGTGCTGGCGGCGCCGGCGGCCATGCGGGGCTCATCGGCAACGGCGGCACTGGGGGCATCGCCGGCGCCGGCGGTGCCGGCGGTGCCGGCGGCACCGGCGGCGCGGGCGGTGGCGGAAGTATCGGGGGCCGCAGCCCCCATGCCGAATATTTTGGTGGCGACGGCGGTGATGGTGGGCGCGGTGGCACAGGTGGTACGGGCGGGGCCGGCGGCAGCGCCGGCGCCGGCGGCGACGGCGGCAGCGGAGGAAAGGGCGGGCTGCTCATCGGAAATGGCGGCCACGGGGGTAGCGGCGGCGCCGGAGCAGGCGGTGGCGGGGGCCGAGGCGGCGACGGCGGAGGCGGCGGAGGCGGCGGCGCGGGCGGCAGCTCTGACAATCATGGTCCAGGACGAGCTGGTACAGGCGGTGACGGCGGTGACGGCGGCAAAGGGGGAAACGGCGGTGATGGCGGGGCCGGCGGACACGGTGGCGCAGGTGGCACCGCCGGGATGTTTGGCCACCTCGGTCGTCCCGGCGACGGCGGAGTGGGTGGCGCCGGGGGCTTCGGCGCCGGCGGGATAGGCGGTCTACCCGGACAAGGCGGTCTTGACGGCAGCGGCGGACATGGCGCAGCCGGCCACCTGGGATCCCCGGGCAAAGACGGTACACCTGGGCGACCCGGACAACCCGGCTGA
- a CDS encoding SDR family NAD(P)-dependent oxidoreductase — protein MRDLQGKVAVVTGGAGGIGRAMGRRFGQEGMRVVLADVLAKPLDAATRELAAEGIDVAGVVTDVTDYSSVESLARQTLRHFGAVHVVCNNAGTGGVSEGYMWEHDLADWRWGIDVNVLGIVHGIKAFVPILLEQGEGHVVNTCSGNGGFAPIARGALGGPANAVYPMTKAAVLCLTESLYTHLEMTGTQVRAHVLFPSGFLNTGIWESWRHRPERYTATQQRRTPEPTLAAVVGRFQAGGRRVEFTPLETVADQLVEGIRADRFWVMGPPTSADEVVTRKAASIVARTNPDYLVDVLSRHAGTEQENEGAQR, from the coding sequence ATGAGGGACCTTCAGGGCAAGGTGGCGGTCGTCACCGGCGGAGCCGGAGGCATCGGCCGGGCCATGGGCAGGCGTTTCGGCCAGGAGGGCATGAGGGTGGTGCTGGCCGACGTCCTCGCCAAGCCTTTGGACGCGGCGACCCGCGAACTCGCGGCCGAGGGCATCGACGTGGCCGGGGTGGTCACCGACGTCACCGACTATTCCTCGGTCGAGTCGCTGGCCAGGCAGACGCTCCGCCACTTCGGCGCGGTGCATGTGGTGTGCAACAACGCCGGCACCGGCGGGGTCTCCGAGGGCTACATGTGGGAGCACGACCTAGCCGACTGGCGCTGGGGCATCGACGTCAATGTGCTGGGCATCGTCCACGGCATCAAGGCCTTCGTGCCGATCCTGCTCGAGCAGGGCGAGGGACACGTCGTCAACACCTGTTCGGGCAACGGCGGGTTCGCGCCGATCGCCCGGGGCGCCCTGGGCGGCCCGGCCAACGCCGTCTACCCGATGACCAAAGCCGCGGTGCTCTGCCTGACCGAGAGCCTCTACACACACCTGGAGATGACCGGGACGCAGGTGCGGGCGCATGTCCTTTTTCCCAGCGGTTTCTTGAACACCGGGATCTGGGAGTCCTGGCGGCACCGGCCGGAACGCTACACCGCAACCCAGCAACGTCGCACACCCGAGCCGACTCTGGCGGCGGTGGTAGGTCGCTTCCAGGCCGGCGGCCGGCGCGTCGAGTTCACCCCGCTCGAGACTGTCGCGGACCAGCTGGTTGAGGGGATCAGGGCGGACCGCTTCTGGGTGATGGGTCCACCCACATCCGCCGACGAGGTCGTGACCCGCAAAGCGGCATCGATCGTTGCCCGCACCAACCCCGACTACCTGGTCGACGTCCTCAGCCGGCATGCCGGGACGGAACAAGAAAACGAAGGAGCGCAGCGTTGA
- a CDS encoding amidohydrolase family protein codes for MDRYTVISADCHAGADLLDYREYLDPRYRDEFDGWAPTFVNPFGDLTEPDAERNWNSDLRNRELDEDGIAGEVLFPNTVPPFFPQGSLAAPPPQTARELELRWAGLRAHNRWLADFCSLSPERRAGVGQILLGDLDEAVAEVAQIAKLGLRGGVLLPGVAPGTGIPALYAEHWEPLWAACEESAVVVNHHGGNAGPTPTDGWGSSFAVWVYETHWWSHRALWHLIFSGALDRHPDLTVVFTEQSTGWISATLDSLDVAAARFGRANSAIARFAGPTAGSLPLKPSQYWARQCYAGASFLRPVECAQRHRIGVDRIMWASDYPHLEGTAPYSREALRHTFSDVPAEEVAAMVGGNAAAVYRFDLEALAPLADRIGPTVAEVAEPLAAVPADASSTAFEPDPIRAW; via the coding sequence ATGGACCGGTACACCGTCATTTCGGCCGACTGCCACGCCGGCGCCGACCTGCTCGACTACCGCGAGTACCTCGATCCGCGATACCGGGACGAATTCGACGGCTGGGCGCCGACGTTCGTGAACCCGTTCGGCGACCTCACCGAGCCCGACGCCGAGCGCAACTGGAACAGCGATCTGCGTAACCGTGAACTGGATGAGGACGGCATTGCGGGGGAAGTCCTTTTTCCCAATACGGTGCCGCCGTTCTTTCCCCAGGGCAGTCTGGCCGCCCCGCCACCGCAGACCGCCCGGGAACTCGAACTGCGCTGGGCCGGCCTGCGCGCGCACAATCGCTGGCTGGCCGACTTCTGCTCCCTGTCACCCGAGCGGCGCGCCGGAGTGGGCCAGATCCTGCTCGGGGACCTCGACGAGGCCGTCGCCGAGGTGGCCCAGATCGCCAAGCTGGGGCTGCGCGGCGGTGTGCTGCTGCCCGGGGTCGCCCCGGGTACGGGCATTCCCGCGCTTTATGCCGAGCACTGGGAGCCGCTCTGGGCGGCCTGCGAGGAGTCGGCCGTGGTGGTCAACCACCACGGCGGCAACGCCGGACCGACCCCGACCGACGGGTGGGGTAGCTCGTTCGCGGTGTGGGTGTACGAGACACACTGGTGGTCGCACCGGGCGCTGTGGCACCTGATCTTCAGCGGCGCACTCGATCGCCATCCGGACCTCACCGTGGTCTTCACCGAGCAGAGCACCGGATGGATATCGGCGACCCTCGATTCGCTCGACGTGGCGGCCGCGCGTTTCGGGCGAGCGAACTCGGCGATCGCCCGCTTCGCCGGCCCCACCGCGGGATCGCTGCCGTTGAAACCGAGCCAGTACTGGGCCCGCCAGTGTTACGCCGGTGCCAGCTTCCTGCGCCCGGTGGAGTGTGCCCAGCGCCACCGAATCGGCGTCGACCGGATCATGTGGGCAAGCGACTACCCGCACTTGGAGGGGACCGCTCCCTACAGCCGCGAGGCGCTGCGCCACACCTTCAGCGACGTCCCGGCCGAGGAGGTGGCGGCCATGGTGGGCGGGAACGCGGCCGCCGTCTACCGCTTCGACCTCGAGGCCCTCGCACCGCTGGCCGACCGAATCGGCCCGACCGTGGCCGAAGTCGCCGAGCCGCTGGCGGCCGTGCCCGCCGACGCGAGCAGCACCGCCTTCGAGCCCGACCCCATCCGTGCCTGGTAA
- a CDS encoding amidohydrolase family protein, translated as MQPLDPYVIISADCHAELPTERYREYIDPEYREDFEAFLVEKAAAAQVGGLIDEQFAQAWFSEHGDGIAGGWDVGLRDKELDGDGVVGEVIFPDADAVSGVAGAPFGAGLAQSGDLDPGRAMAGARAHNRWLAELCSHSPERRAGVAVVPILADIDTAVAEITRAAESGLRGGIMIPARWAGYPPYHDRRYDKVWAACQDLQMPVHTHVGAAPQEDYGEHLGIYVTEVRWWGVRPLWFALWSGVFERFPRLRWGATECGAFWASDLLWLMDTRYLREHSAKKMSRRMEGDLTMPPSAYFDRNCFIGATTTERRELARRHEIGVSNMLWGNDFPHPEGTWPHTRDWLKRSFWDIPVAETRQILGLTAAEVYNFDLGALAALAARIGPTPEDLGQDDAVSVPKWEAARQAGRHWLTGAEPLPELVES; from the coding sequence GTGCAGCCTCTGGACCCTTACGTCATCATCTCCGCGGACTGTCACGCCGAGTTGCCGACCGAGCGTTACCGCGAGTACATCGACCCGGAATACCGCGAGGACTTCGAGGCCTTCCTGGTCGAGAAGGCGGCCGCGGCGCAGGTCGGCGGATTGATCGACGAGCAGTTCGCGCAAGCGTGGTTCTCCGAGCATGGCGACGGCATCGCCGGCGGGTGGGACGTAGGTTTGCGTGACAAAGAACTCGACGGCGACGGGGTGGTCGGCGAGGTCATCTTCCCCGACGCCGACGCCGTGAGCGGGGTCGCCGGGGCCCCGTTCGGCGCCGGCCTGGCCCAGTCGGGCGATCTCGACCCGGGCCGGGCGATGGCCGGGGCGAGGGCCCACAACCGCTGGTTGGCCGAGCTGTGCAGCCACAGCCCTGAGCGGCGGGCCGGGGTGGCGGTCGTACCGATACTGGCGGACATCGATACGGCGGTGGCCGAAATCACCCGGGCCGCTGAGTCCGGGCTGCGGGGCGGGATCATGATCCCGGCGCGCTGGGCCGGCTACCCGCCCTACCACGACCGGCGCTACGACAAGGTCTGGGCCGCCTGCCAGGACCTGCAGATGCCGGTACACACCCACGTCGGCGCCGCCCCGCAGGAGGACTACGGCGAGCACCTGGGTATCTATGTCACCGAGGTGCGCTGGTGGGGGGTCCGGCCGCTGTGGTTCGCCTTGTGGTCCGGGGTTTTCGAACGCTTCCCCCGGCTGCGCTGGGGAGCCACCGAGTGCGGCGCGTTTTGGGCCAGCGACCTGCTCTGGCTGATGGACACGCGATACCTGCGTGAGCACTCGGCCAAGAAGATGAGCCGGCGGATGGAGGGCGATCTGACGATGCCGCCCTCGGCGTACTTCGACCGGAATTGCTTTATCGGGGCAACCACCACCGAGCGCCGGGAATTGGCGCGGCGCCACGAGATCGGAGTCTCAAACATGCTGTGGGGCAACGATTTTCCCCATCCCGAAGGGACCTGGCCGCACACCCGCGACTGGCTGAAACGCTCGTTCTGGGACATTCCCGTGGCCGAGACCCGGCAGATCCTGGGCCTGACGGCAGCGGAGGTGTACAACTTCGACCTGGGCGCGCTGGCCGCCCTGGCCGCGCGCATCGGCCCGACGCCCGAGGACCTGGGACAGGACGATGCGGTGAGCGTCCCCAAGTGGGAGGCGGCCCGGCAGGCCGGACGCCACTGGCTGACCGGTGCGGAGCCGTTGCCCGAGCTTGTGGAGAGCTGA
- a CDS encoding TIGR04255 family protein, with translation MLPEMSQDGIQPNAPVALVTMEIRHPATDSLTESTSRELKHLLINDLPIERQAQDVSWGVTAPGAAPTPVADRFVRYGNRDNTVSASLKNQAIVVETSAYRDFETFCDLVLRVADARAQVSSIVGVERIGLRYVLEIRVPVGVDGRVNWGNWIDEQLLGPYRIAPGGLSLTEWQGAAVYREPQPGKSLILRYGPGVGQALDQSYHLRRITPPQAGPFFLMDIDSFWTPVGGSIPEYNRDALVSTLTDLYGPAREVFQDLITARLKDELLRQ, from the coding sequence ATGCTTCCCGAAATGAGTCAGGATGGAATCCAACCCAACGCGCCCGTCGCCCTGGTGACGATGGAAATCCGGCACCCGGCAACGGATTCCCTCACCGAATCAACCAGCCGGGAACTCAAACACCTTCTCATCAACGACTTGCCGATCGAGCGCCAGGCGCAGGATGTGAGTTGGGGAGTGACGGCACCCGGCGCCGCCCCGACCCCCGTTGCGGACCGCTTCGTTCGCTACGGCAACCGGGACAACACCGTTTCGGCCTCGCTCAAGAACCAGGCCATCGTCGTCGAAACCAGCGCTTACCGCGACTTCGAGACCTTTTGCGACCTCGTGTTACGGGTCGCCGATGCCCGCGCGCAGGTTTCGTCGATCGTCGGAGTAGAGCGCATCGGTCTGCGATACGTCCTCGAGATCCGGGTCCCGGTGGGGGTCGACGGCCGGGTCAATTGGGGCAACTGGATCGACGAGCAGCTGCTCGGGCCCTACCGCATCGCTCCGGGCGGCCTGTCGCTGACCGAGTGGCAGGGCGCCGCGGTCTACCGGGAACCCCAACCGGGCAAGTCGCTGATCTTGCGGTACGGGCCCGGGGTGGGCCAAGCGCTGGATCAGAGCTACCATCTGCGCCGCATCACGCCACCGCAGGCCGGCCCGTTCTTCCTCATGGATATCGACAGCTTCTGGACTCCGGTGGGGGGATCCATTCCGGAATACAACCGGGACGCGCTCGTGTCCACCTTGACCGACTTGTACGGTCCCGCCCGCGAGGTGTTCCAGGACCTGATCACCGCCCGCCTCAAAGACGAGCTGCTTCGCCAATAA
- a CDS encoding class-II fumarase/aspartase family protein, producing MIPSTALCALDSAVLGGLHTTDELRAILGERGLLARFLQVEAELAAAQADLDMIPAEVAPALRAVTPEHLDIARLADRTAAAGYPIVGLVEQLAAIVPDGLGQYAHWGATTQDIMDTAAVLQIVAALDVIERDLLQTLTALTTLETRHGGELMVGRSQLQHALPITFGYRVACWTAPLLRHLDRLAELRPRVAVVQLGGAVGSLASMAPHGLDIRRELARRLGLAAPSISWHATRDRFVEVVAWAAQVAASLGKIGLDIVVGSQTELAELSEPSAPGRGVSSTMPQKRNPIGSQQLIRAARLTRSYLDLALDGAVADCERATAVWSLEWHTVAPALAVCGGAVRTAADVLAGLHVDSAAMAANLDRTHGMIMAESVMMRLAPVLGRQAAHDQLETLVTASIESGESFANLVARRDPKLADAVTPAAYLGHVDEQTVAVMSEAAARVGGQTSLQGTAT from the coding sequence GTGATTCCATCGACGGCGCTGTGTGCGCTGGACAGCGCAGTGCTCGGCGGCTTGCACACCACCGACGAGCTGCGAGCGATCCTCGGCGAGCGAGGGTTGCTGGCCCGTTTCCTGCAGGTGGAGGCGGAGCTTGCGGCGGCACAAGCCGACCTGGACATGATCCCGGCCGAGGTCGCACCGGCGCTGCGCGCCGTCACGCCCGAGCACCTCGACATCGCGCGCCTCGCGGATCGCACGGCGGCGGCCGGGTATCCGATCGTCGGCCTCGTCGAACAACTTGCCGCGATAGTGCCCGACGGTCTCGGCCAATACGCCCACTGGGGGGCCACCACCCAAGACATCATGGACACCGCTGCGGTCCTGCAGATCGTCGCGGCACTCGACGTCATCGAGCGGGATCTCCTACAAACGTTGACCGCGCTGACGACGCTGGAAACCCGGCATGGCGGCGAGTTGATGGTCGGTCGCAGCCAACTGCAGCACGCCCTGCCGATCACCTTCGGGTACCGCGTGGCGTGCTGGACCGCGCCGCTGCTGCGCCATCTGGACCGGCTTGCCGAGCTGCGGCCCCGGGTCGCGGTGGTTCAACTCGGCGGTGCCGTCGGCAGTCTCGCCTCCATGGCGCCGCACGGCCTGGACATTCGTCGCGAGCTAGCCCGTCGTCTCGGCTTGGCAGCACCGTCAATCAGCTGGCACGCCACCCGTGATCGCTTCGTCGAGGTCGTCGCCTGGGCCGCACAGGTGGCGGCCTCGCTGGGCAAGATCGGGCTCGACATCGTCGTGGGTTCCCAGACCGAGCTCGCCGAGCTGAGCGAGCCCAGCGCACCCGGCCGCGGCGTCAGCAGCACCATGCCACAGAAACGCAATCCCATCGGCTCACAACAGCTCATCCGAGCCGCGCGGCTGACCCGCTCCTACCTGGACCTTGCACTCGACGGCGCCGTGGCCGACTGTGAACGGGCCACGGCCGTGTGGTCGCTCGAGTGGCACACGGTGGCCCCAGCGCTGGCCGTCTGCGGCGGCGCCGTTCGCACCGCGGCCGACGTGCTCGCCGGGCTGCACGTGGACTCCGCGGCAATGGCGGCCAATCTCGACCGGACCCACGGGATGATCATGGCCGAATCGGTGATGATGCGGTTGGCGCCGGTCCTCGGCCGCCAGGCCGCCCACGACCAGTTGGAAACGCTGGTCACCGCCTCCATCGAGAGTGGCGAGTCGTTCGCCAACCTTGTTGCGCGCCGCGACCCCAAGCTGGCCGACGCCGTAACGCCGGCCGCCTATCTCGGGCACGTCGACGAACAAACCGTGGCCGTCATGTCCGAGGCGGCCGCGCGAGTAGGCGGACAGACATCGTTGCAGGGCACCGCGACATGA
- a CDS encoding YncE family protein — translation MRSAVHPFSRIEPSAVQNVSRTRRCAQISRSRNPRLCHKSQNVDDPVGDIPTGQDSGPRSIPICPAVRVITAVFSLVDAIHGHFMYETPPPVALLFSVVGVAAMIATVVFCVAMRWLSEAAGLQRSAKSWKITTLLFAIVYLIPVGLLSGAAAIAIALGSPFHIDLGPASLLLAPVFGVSLIHFFVSTSRMKADAESPAPDRSRTRHRPVTNPAEPQNARFCRCWPSRAWSAVVGLFALLFHRSQPTKPLPTVDVDNGLYAAAVDPGTHTVYVVNTEDNTVLVIDGKTRTVTATVFVGDYPNSVAVDPTTHTVYVTNLHDDTVSVIDGSTHAVTAIVDVGKHPVAVAVDPGTHTVYVAKNSDDTVSVIERP, via the coding sequence TTGCGCAGCGCCGTACACCCCTTCTCACGGATTGAACCTTCAGCAGTCCAAAACGTAAGCAGGACACGGCGTTGCGCCCAAATTTCCAGGTCGCGGAACCCACGGCTATGTCACAAGAGCCAGAACGTTGATGATCCTGTGGGGGACATCCCGACTGGCCAAGATTCGGGTCCACGATCGATACCGATCTGTCCTGCGGTTCGTGTGATCACGGCGGTTTTTTCACTGGTGGATGCGATCCATGGCCATTTCATGTACGAAACTCCGCCGCCGGTCGCCCTTCTTTTCTCGGTAGTGGGTGTCGCGGCGATGATCGCCACTGTGGTGTTTTGTGTGGCGATGCGCTGGCTGAGCGAAGCGGCGGGTCTTCAGCGATCGGCGAAGAGCTGGAAAATTACCACTTTGCTGTTCGCGATCGTTTATCTGATTCCGGTTGGATTGCTTTCCGGCGCCGCAGCGATTGCGATTGCGTTGGGATCGCCTTTCCACATCGATTTGGGGCCTGCCAGTCTGCTGCTCGCGCCGGTGTTCGGCGTCTCACTGATTCACTTTTTCGTCTCCACCTCGCGGATGAAGGCTGATGCCGAATCGCCGGCGCCCGACCGTTCCCGCACCCGCCACAGGCCAGTCACGAACCCAGCCGAACCACAAAACGCGCGCTTCTGCCGGTGCTGGCCGTCGCGGGCGTGGTCGGCGGTCGTGGGTCTGTTTGCTCTGCTCTTTCACCGGTCCCAGCCGACAAAGCCACTGCCTACCGTGGACGTCGACAACGGCCTGTACGCGGCGGCGGTTGATCCGGGCACCCACACGGTCTACGTCGTGAACACGGAGGACAACACCGTGTTGGTGATCGACGGGAAGACGCGAACCGTCACCGCCACCGTGTTCGTCGGCGATTATCCGAACAGCGTGGCGGTGGATCCGACCACCCACACCGTCTACGTCACCAATCTTCACGACGACACGGTGTCGGTGATCGACGGGTCGACGCACGCGGTCACCGCCATCGTCGACGTCGGCAAGCACCCGGTCGCGGTGGCGGTGGACCCGGGCACCCACACCGTCTACGTCGCCAAAAACAGCGATGACACGGTGTCGGTGATCGAACGTCCATAG
- a CDS encoding NHL repeat-containing protein: MENETGAPRRRWRRKSLWVPAVLLTVAVIAAAVTTLILRTIEPSSGAQSVLPFTGLKYPTGVAVDRAGTVYVVDWDNDRVVMLPAGSSTQTVLPFTGLKHPNQVAVDGAGTVYVTDTDNSRVVKLAAGSSSQTVLPFTDLRNPTGVAVDGAGTVYVVDSLRDRVMTVAAGSSTQTRLRFRGLRHPDGVAVDGAGTVYVADELRDRVVTLAAGSSAQTVLPFRGLIGPDGVAVDDAGNVYVTDMGDRVVKLAAGSNTQTELRFHGLNQTTGIAVDRAGSVYVADARNNRVVKPTAGSR, from the coding sequence GTGGAGAACGAGACGGGTGCCCCCCGCCGGCGGTGGCGGCGCAAGAGTCTCTGGGTCCCTGCCGTTCTGTTGACCGTCGCCGTCATCGCTGCTGCGGTCACCACGTTGATCCTCCGCACCATCGAGCCTTCGTCGGGGGCACAGTCGGTGCTGCCATTCACGGGCCTCAAATACCCCACCGGGGTGGCGGTGGACCGCGCGGGCACCGTGTACGTCGTCGACTGGGACAACGATCGGGTGGTGATGTTGCCGGCGGGATCCTCCACCCAGACCGTGCTGCCGTTCACGGGCCTCAAACACCCCAACCAAGTGGCCGTGGATGGCGCGGGCACCGTGTACGTCACCGACACCGACAACAGTCGGGTGGTGAAGCTGGCGGCCGGATCCAGCAGTCAGACCGTGTTGCCGTTCACCGACCTCAGAAACCCCACCGGGGTGGCGGTGGACGGCGCGGGCACCGTGTACGTCGTCGACAGCCTCCGCGATCGGGTGATGACAGTGGCGGCAGGATCCAGCACCCAGACCCGATTGCGGTTCCGTGGCCTCAGACACCCCGACGGGGTGGCCGTGGATGGCGCGGGCACCGTGTACGTCGCCGACGAACTCCGCGATCGGGTGGTGACGCTGGCGGCGGGATCCAGCGCTCAGACGGTGCTGCCGTTCAGGGGCCTCATCGGCCCCGACGGCGTGGCGGTGGACGACGCGGGCAACGTCTACGTCACCGACATGGGCGATCGGGTGGTGAAGCTGGCGGCCGGATCCAACACCCAGACCGAATTGCGGTTCCATGGCCTCAACCAAACAACCGGGATCGCCGTCGACCGCGCGGGCAGCGTGTACGTCGCCGACGCCCGCAACAATCGGGTGGTCAAGCCGACGGCGGGGTCACGGTGA